A single Vanacampus margaritifer isolate UIUO_Vmar chromosome 7, RoL_Vmar_1.0, whole genome shotgun sequence DNA region contains:
- the LOC144054730 gene encoding ATP synthase F(0) complex subunit k, mitochondrial-like: MPISPVKTRIPLTSFGHLITEVKKQLFGIEAPASVELTGLRKYFNSYTPQGRRNWVLATYGILLVTATAYYMHRKDKKEEAVKGSTA; this comes from the exons ATGCCGATTTCCCCTGTTAAAACGCGCATCCCACTCACTAGTTTCGGCCACCTGATAACAGAGGTGAAG AAGCAGCTGTTTGGCATCGAGGCACCAGCGTCGGTGGAGCTGACCGGTCTGAGAAAGTACTTCAATAGCTACACGCCGCAGGGGCGGCGAAAT TGGGTCTTGGCTACTTACGGCATCTTGCTGGTGACAGCAACAGCCTATTACATGcacagaaaagacaaaaaagaagaagctgtgAAGGGCTCCactgcctga
- the LOC144054729 gene encoding suppressor of cytokine signaling 1-like has product MVQNVIVQWRFPSNRMIRDKLNRTIIKKKNAKQENPSQVPEESAAPQQVQRAEQNQNAAEETLHWSHLHCLYLSDEQLETWCQWSGAETANLPTHLRPFSGPEEYKLVKRTHQQLQHSSYYWGAMNMEEAHEILRRASLGTFLIRDSGQPDVFFTLSYRSDDGPTSVRVLLRKLLFGLCGSQKTFASLFHLLTYYCGQSGKLTSPYRWQRPERLKQICRRALVRTYGAENIKDLAGLSREVKDYVHAYPCAI; this is encoded by the exons ATGGTGCAAAATGTGATCGTCCAGTGGAGGTTTCCCTCTAATAGGATGATCAGAGACAAGCTGAACagaacaataataaagaaaaaaaatgcaaaacaagaGAATCCAAGTCAAGTTCCAGAGGAGTCCGCCGCACCTCAACAAGTCCAGAGGGCAGAACAGAACCAGAACGCTGCAGAGGAGACGCTGCACTGGAGTCACCTGCACTGTCTTTACCTGTCCGACGAACAACTTGAAACCTGGTGTCAG TGGAGTGGAGCGGAGACCGCCAACTTGCCCACTCACCTGCGTCCGTTCAGCGGCCCGGAAGAGTACAAACTGGTGAAGCGCACTCACCAGCAGCTCCAGCACAGCTCCTACTACTGGGGAGCCATGAACATGGAGGAGGCGCACGAAATCCTCAGGAGGGCGTCACTGGGAACCTTCCTCATCAG AGACAGCGGGCAGCCGGACGTCTTCTTCACCCTGAGTTACCGCAGCGACGACGGGCCGACGAGCGTCCGCGTGCTGCTCAGGAAGTTGCTCTTCGGCCTCTGCGGGAGCCAAAAGACTTTCGCCTCCCTCTTCCATCTGCTGACTTACTACTGCGGCCAGTCGGGCAAACTGACCTCGCCGTATCGCTGGCAGCGGCCCGAGCGGCTCAAGCAGATCTGCAGGAGGGCTCTGGTGCGCACGTACGGGGCGGAGAACATAAAAGACTTAGCGGGACTCAGTCGTGAGGTCAAAGACTACGTTCATGCCTATCCTTGTGCTATATAG